Genomic DNA from Synergistaceae bacterium:
CCCGCGCATTCATTCAGACAAGCAGATAAAAAAATTGATGTCAAGCATTCAGGAATACGGAATAATTTTACCCGTTTTGATCGACGCAGATAACGTGATAATCGCGGGTCATGCAGTTGTGAAGTCAGCGCAGAATCTTGAAATTTCCGAAATTCCCTGTGTGAGGGCCTCACACCTGAACGAGGCACAAAAGCGGGCTTACATTCTTGCAGATAATCGCCTAGCAGAGGATTCAGAGTGGGACAAAAATTTGCTGAAATCTGAAATGTTGTCATTGCGTGATAATTTCGGCCTCGATTTAGAATTTACCGGATTTGAATCGCGTGAGATTGTGAATTTGCGAATGGATGTAGCAGACCTCCCTAAAGACGAGGACTCAGCGCCTGAACTCGAAAATTTTGCGGTCTCGAAACTCGGCGATATATGGCTGTTAGGTGAAAATAGAATAATTTGCGGTAGTTGCACTGATTCTGACACTGTGAAAAAATTATTAGCAGGCGCAAAGCCTCACATAATGATAACCGATCCGCCCTATGGAGTGAATTACAATCCTGAATGGCGCAATAATATAACTCATGTTGTGAGAACCGGCCGCGTTTTGAATGACGACATAGACGATTGGCGCGACGCATGGGAATTATTTCCCGGCGATGTTGCGTACGTATGGCATGCTTCACTTCATGGCGAGACTGTTGCGGAAAGTTTGAGATATTGCGGTTTTGCGATTCGTTCACAAATTGTGTGGGCGAAACCTAAATTTGCGCTTTCACGAGGCGATTATCACTGGCAGCACGAATGTTGTCTGTATGCCTTGCGCGGTGATGAAAACGAGTGTCCGGCGTGGTATTGTCCGGGTTATGAGGCTTGCTGGTACGCGGTCAGGGACGGCAAAAAAAGTCATTGGCAGGGCAGCAGGAGCGAGTCGACTCTCTGGGATATTGCCTTCAACGAGGACACTACAACGACTCACGGAACGCAGAAGCCCGTTGAATGTATGCGCCGTCCGATGTTAAATAATTCGGACATAAACGAAATAATTTACGAGCCATTTTCGGGAAGCGGTACGACAATAATAGCAGCTGAGTCATGCCGTAGACGTTGTTATGCAGTAGAATTAAATCCTGAATATGTTGATATGGCCGTAAAACGCTGGCAGGACTACACGGGCCGTAACGCGATTCTTGAGGGCACAGAAAAAAATTTTGACGAAATAATGAGATTGCGTGTGAGTATTAATGCCTAATTTAGCATCAAAGGAAGCAGCGGCAAGACTGCTTAACATCACAGAACGCCGGCTTGAACAGTTAGCGCACAAAAAAATTATTCCCAAAGTCGGACGCGGAGTATTTGATTTAGCACCGACAGTAAACGCTTATGTCAGATATTTACAGGGTTTATGCGCAGGAAGAATAAACGATGAACCTTCAGAACTCGACAAAAGATTAATGGAAGCAAAAGTTTTAGAGCGCGAGTCAAAAGCACGTCAAGCCAAATGCAGAGCCGACTCAATGGAGCAGTCATTCAGAGAAAAAAATTTGCTGGAAAAATTAATTATTCGTTTGCGTTCACGAATTCAAGACAGGGGAATAATTGCAATAATTGAGGATGAAATAAGCGCATTAACCGGCGGTGATAATTAATGTTGAACAAGACGACTCAGCCGATCCGCAGGCAGTCAGAGATTGACAAGTTATCGAGTTATTTCTGGAACAAAAATTTGCGTGATTATGCGATGTTTATTTTCGGGATTTTCACGGGTCGCAGGATTGTCGATATTGTTCGCCTGAACGTCCGCGATGTTGCCTATATTGACAGCAGGAGCCGATTTTGTATTGCCGAACGTCTGAGGATTCAGGAGAAGAAAACGGGAAAATTTGTTGATATGATTATTCATCCGACAGTACGGCGGGCATTGAGCAAATATTTACGTCAACGCAGGAGTAAAGCCCCTTCACTGGGAGCAGTCCTGAATGAGCCGTTATTCAAATCGCAGAAATCACGTCGCGACGGTCAGTACAGAATCACACAGAGGCACGCGCTAAGAGTGTTGAGCAACGCAGCAAAAACTTGCGGACTTGAATGTAAGATCGGCACACATTCACTGCGAAAGACTTTCGGCTATCGTCTTTACATGTTGGGCACAGATATAGAGCTGATTCAGAAGTTATTAAATCATTCAAACCCGGCGATAACGTTTTCATATATCGGTGCAACTCAGAACGATTTAGACGAGGCAATTTTGAGCCTGAATTGAGGTGTAAACATGAAACTTAGCGAGTCAGAATTACAAGATTTGAAGAACGACCTTTTATATTTTGTGAAACGTGTAGCACGCAGAGGATTTGAATCTCCAGAGGAGGCGCGAGTCCTGCCGGAGATTATAAAGTTGTTATTAACTGTCCCTATCAGCGTCATGAGTAACAATGACGGTCTCAAGTGATTTTTCCCAGTCTAAACGGTGTTGTTCTATTGTGCTGCATACTTTATCGAAGAACATTGTTATGTTGTCTGGATTCACTTGCAGGCCATTCTGAATTGCGGCTATTGTTATTTCAGTTGCCAGTTTTAACTGGTAGTAAGGCTCAGGCATATCGAAATCACCTCCTTAATTTGATTGAGATATTCTATCAAGAAATTTAGCGCGAATTAGAAATTTTTGCATTTGGCACGATTAGCGGACGGTCTGAATTTGTGAGTTGTTGCGCTGTCTTTGTTTGCGCGAAAAAAATAATGTCCGTCTTTGTAGTTTTCGGACATTCGCAAAATTTGAGGTAATTTTTTCGTGAAGGCTGATTATCACTGAATAAAAAAGGTACTGGGAGGCGTTTTTCGTCTGCGGTCAGCTCGCTGAGCCCGATATTTTTTTAGCGGCAGAAATTTTCAGCTGGGAAAAGTTTAACCCTGTTGCTGACTGGATTTATGCTCAACCTTTCCCAAATATCAAATTAGAGGTGTTTACATGCCAAACCCTAAGAAAGAATTTCGCGATTTCAGAAATATTGCCGTAACTTTTGACGAGGCAGCAAAATTTTTAGGTCTCTCGAAAAGCAGCTTTTACAGGTTAATTGAAACTGGTATAATTCCTAAATCCAGCGACGGTGAGTATATTCTCGGTGAAGTCGTAGAGTCATATTGGCGCAGTCAATTCGATCCTGAAAGCCTGAAAGCAGCTCAAACACGACTCGTTACAGCACAGGCCGAACTCAAAGAATTAGAACTCGCAGAAGAACGCGGAGAATTACACCGAGCCTCAGCAGTCGTAAAAGTCTGGACGGATAATGTTTCGAACGCTCGGACAAGATTACGCTCAATCCCTGTAAAAATCGCGCCTGAACTGGTCGGACAAAATTTGTTAGTGATACAGGAAAAATTGAAATCTGCAATAGACGAGGCCTTAAAGGAGTTAGCAGACTATGACGGAAGACGAATCACGAGTACAGCAGCTATTCTTGAATAACAATAGTGTGTGGCTGCCTCCGCCTGACTTGAAAATTTCACAGTGGGCCGATAAATTTCGCCGAATTCCCCCCGAAGCCAGCGCAGAACCCGGTCAATGGCGCACGTCAAGAGCCGAATATCAGCGCGAAATCATGGACGCAATTTCAGATCCGTTAAT
This window encodes:
- a CDS encoding helix-turn-helix domain-containing protein is translated as MPNPKKEFRDFRNIAVTFDEAAKFLGLSKSSFYRLIETGIIPKSSDGEYILGEVVESYWRSQFDPESLKAAQTRLVTAQAELKELELAEERGELHRASAVVKVWTDNVSNARTRLRSIPVKIAPELVGQNLLVIQEKLKSAIDEALKELADYDGRRITSTAAILE
- a CDS encoding tyrosine-type recombinase/integrase; this translates as MLNKTTQPIRRQSEIDKLSSYFWNKNLRDYAMFIFGIFTGRRIVDIVRLNVRDVAYIDSRSRFCIAERLRIQEKKTGKFVDMIIHPTVRRALSKYLRQRRSKAPSLGAVLNEPLFKSQKSRRDGQYRITQRHALRVLSNAAKTCGLECKIGTHSLRKTFGYRLYMLGTDIELIQKLLNHSNPAITFSYIGATQNDLDEAILSLN
- a CDS encoding site-specific DNA-methyltransferase gives rise to the protein MKIELIPAHTLKPYENNPRIHSDKQIKKLMSSIQEYGIILPVLIDADNVIIAGHAVVKSAQNLEISEIPCVRASHLNEAQKRAYILADNRLAEDSEWDKNLLKSEMLSLRDNFGLDLEFTGFESREIVNLRMDVADLPKDEDSAPELENFAVSKLGDIWLLGENRIICGSCTDSDTVKKLLAGAKPHIMITDPPYGVNYNPEWRNNITHVVRTGRVLNDDIDDWRDAWELFPGDVAYVWHASLHGETVAESLRYCGFAIRSQIVWAKPKFALSRGDYHWQHECCLYALRGDENECPAWYCPGYEACWYAVRDGKKSHWQGSRSESTLWDIAFNEDTTTTHGTQKPVECMRRPMLNNSDINEIIYEPFSGSGTTIIAAESCRRRCYAVELNPEYVDMAVKRWQDYTGRNAILEGTEKNFDEIMRLRVSINA